One Mycobacterium kubicae genomic window carries:
- a CDS encoding secretion protein EspR, whose amino-acid sequence MSTTFAARLNRLFDTVYPPGRGPHTSAEVIAALKAEGITMSAPYLSQLRSGNRTNPSSATMAALANFFRIKPAYFTDDEYYEKLDKELQWLAATRQDGVRRIAERAQGLSQDAQQQIVERIEELRQAERLDA is encoded by the coding sequence ATGAGCACGACGTTCGCTGCGCGCTTGAACCGCCTGTTCGACACGGTGTATCCCCCCGGTCGTGGACCCCACACCTCCGCAGAGGTGATTGCCGCGCTCAAGGCAGAGGGCATCACGATGTCGGCTCCGTACCTGTCGCAGCTACGTTCAGGCAACCGCACGAACCCGTCCTCCGCGACCATGGCGGCGCTGGCGAATTTCTTCCGCATCAAGCCGGCGTACTTCACGGACGACGAGTACTACGAGAAGCTCGACAAGGAACTGCAGTGGCTCGCCGCCACCCGTCAGGACGGGGTGCGCCGTATCGCCGAGCGCGCCCAAGGGCTGTCCCAGGACGCTCAGCAGCAGATCGTCGAGCGGATCGAGGAGTTGCGCCAAGCCGAGCGGCTCGACGCCTAG
- a CDS encoding DUF6474 family protein, producing MALFRKRKSRATRRAEVRAIKTRAKLEAKLLARNEARRFKAAQRAADKALKAQLKAQRDSDRAALRVAETQLKAAREGKVFSPTRIRRVLTVSRLLAPILTPVIYRAAIAARGLIDQRRADQLGIPLAQIGQFSGHGARLSARIAGAEQSLRMVQDKKPKDAETKQFASAISERLSDLSAAVTAAENMPAARRRTAHTAISAQLDGIEADLMARLGLS from the coding sequence ATGGCCCTGTTTCGCAAGCGAAAGAGCCGTGCGACCCGTCGCGCCGAGGTCCGTGCGATCAAGACTCGCGCCAAGCTGGAGGCCAAGCTACTCGCCAGGAACGAAGCGCGCCGCTTCAAAGCCGCCCAGCGGGCCGCCGACAAGGCGCTCAAGGCGCAGCTCAAAGCTCAGCGCGACAGCGATCGGGCGGCATTGCGGGTTGCCGAGACCCAACTCAAGGCAGCCCGCGAGGGAAAAGTGTTCTCCCCTACGCGAATTCGCCGGGTACTGACCGTGTCCCGGCTGCTGGCGCCGATTCTGACGCCCGTGATCTACCGCGCGGCCATCGCGGCGCGGGGGCTGATCGATCAGCGGCGCGCCGACCAACTCGGCATCCCCCTGGCCCAGATCGGGCAGTTCTCCGGCCACGGCGCAAGGTTGTCGGCCCGCATCGCCGGCGCGGAGCAATCCCTGCGGATGGTGCAGGACAAGAAGCCCAAAGACGCGGAGACCAAGCAATTCGCCTCAGCCATATCCGAACGGCTCAGCGATCTGTCCGCCGCCGTCACGGCCGCCGAGAACATGCCTGCGGCGCGTCGCCGCACCGCGCACACGGCCATCTCCGCGCAGCTCGACGGGATCGAAGCAGACCTGATGGCTCGGCTTGGGTTGAGCTGA